A region from the Sphingomonas sp. S2-65 genome encodes:
- a CDS encoding Ppx/GppA family phosphatase, whose amino-acid sequence MATLLSRTPRQEEGAADPRVAIIDIGSNSVRLVVYQGPARLPAILFNEKVMAGLGRSLAETGAIEAAGLKLAASALARFATLAREMQVNELRTVATAAVRDASNGHLLIATARQLGLEVELLPGEEEATASGLGVLSGIPDADGIVGDLGGGSLELVRVVAGAITDRISYPLGVLRLGPIRAQGKGVLDRTVGKLIQETGWAGRGRGLPFYLVGGSWRSLAKLDMHLSAYPLPVVHQYTLSLDRVGELTRTLADLSKAELKAVPDLSSSRLPTLGNAAALLTTVLKHLGSSGTVVSAFGLREGLLFQRLTREQRQEDPLIVAARDEGRRLGRFPEHGDLLDRWIAPLFAEEPPELARLRHAACLLADVGWRANPEFRDERGMEIGLHGNWVGIDATGRALIAQALYASLGGKMDSPEPLGRLAGSEALRRAKRWGLAMRLGQRLSGGVAAPLRRSRLVLEDGTLALLLEPEDEALYGDTVERRHKALAAAFGRQPVVEM is encoded by the coding sequence TTGGCCACGCTGCTGTCACGCACTCCGCGCCAGGAGGAAGGCGCCGCCGATCCCCGCGTCGCGATCATCGACATTGGTTCGAACTCGGTGCGGCTGGTGGTGTATCAGGGGCCAGCGCGGCTGCCGGCGATCCTGTTTAACGAAAAGGTTATGGCGGGTCTTGGCCGGTCGCTCGCTGAAACTGGGGCGATCGAAGCCGCCGGGTTGAAGCTTGCCGCATCGGCGCTCGCCCGCTTCGCCACCCTGGCGCGGGAGATGCAGGTAAACGAGTTGCGCACCGTCGCCACTGCGGCGGTTCGGGATGCGTCCAATGGGCATTTGCTGATTGCTACGGCCCGGCAGCTGGGGCTGGAGGTCGAGTTGCTTCCTGGCGAGGAGGAGGCGACTGCCTCCGGCCTCGGCGTGCTTTCGGGGATACCGGATGCGGACGGGATCGTCGGCGATCTTGGCGGCGGTAGCCTGGAACTCGTGCGGGTCGTCGCAGGCGCGATTACCGACCGAATATCCTATCCGCTCGGTGTGCTGCGGCTTGGCCCGATCCGGGCGCAGGGTAAGGGCGTGCTCGACCGGACCGTCGGCAAGTTGATCCAGGAGACCGGCTGGGCAGGCAGGGGCAGGGGGCTCCCCTTCTATCTGGTGGGCGGCTCGTGGCGCTCACTGGCGAAGCTGGACATGCACCTTTCGGCCTACCCGCTGCCGGTAGTCCATCAATATACCCTTTCGCTCGATCGTGTCGGCGAACTCACGCGAACGCTGGCCGATCTGTCGAAGGCCGAATTGAAGGCCGTTCCCGATCTGTCGAGCTCCCGCTTGCCCACGCTCGGAAACGCGGCGGCATTGCTCACCACGGTTCTCAAGCATCTCGGCAGCAGCGGCACCGTCGTTTCCGCCTTTGGCTTGCGTGAAGGATTGCTGTTCCAGCGCCTCACGCGTGAGCAGCGCCAGGAGGACCCGCTGATCGTCGCCGCGCGCGACGAGGGGCGAAGGCTCGGACGCTTTCCCGAACATGGCGATCTGCTCGACCGCTGGATCGCGCCGCTATTCGCTGAAGAGCCCCCCGAGTTGGCACGGCTGCGGCATGCCGCCTGCTTGCTTGCCGATGTCGGCTGGCGCGCCAATCCCGAGTTTCGCGACGAGCGCGGCATGGAGATCGGACTGCACGGGAACTGGGTCGGTATCGATGCGACTGGCCGCGCGCTGATCGCCCAGGCGCTCTATGCGTCGCTCGGCGGGAAGATGGACAGCCCCGAGCCCCTCGGCCGCCTTGCGGGATCCGAGGCGCTCCGCCGCGCCAAGCGCTGGGGTCTGGCGATGCGGCTCGGCCAGCGGCTGAGCGGCGGGGTCGCCGCGCCGCTGCGGCGCTCGCGCCTCGTGCTGGAGGACGGAACGCTGGCGCTGCTGCTAGAGCCTGAAGACGAGGCACTGTACGGAGATACCGTCGAGCGCCGCCACAAGGCGCTGGCAGCCGCGTTCGGCCGCCAGCCTGTCGTGGAAATGTAG
- a CDS encoding patatin-like protein produces MVQPRDKELRLALVCYGGISLAVYMHGITKEIWRLALASRSAQAGEGGNGIYRELLDQIRTTSGVNLHVLVDILSGASAGGINAIFLAQAITSGQSLEPLTELWLTHADVEALIEPRQAPSHRFAKLWAAPIAWVVANRSKTIDATVDADARDEVRMKLERFVRSRWFEPPFGGTRLLTMLLDAFDAMAKGPTSHRLLPPGQPLDLFVTVTDFRGHPETIRLNTPPQVLETEHRLVFPFSDRGTEAGGFAHPAELAFAARATSSFPGAFPPFGVAEIDTLLAERGDDWPSRDTFLQRMLPQQWEDNRAEKAVLIDGSVLANAPFRPAIEALRERPSRRQVDRRFVFVDPFPNFRFDFYGEQDAKPGFFQTIIGSLSELPREQPIRDNLEAISARSEKIERMLSIVSEIRTEVETQVEALFGYTLWLDYPTPKRVATWRRRAQVAAAAKAGYGHTAYGLLKVDGTIDRIARLIYTIGARHEPDRLREIRDAVAAAVRARGGDRFGATMSNGASPQTLDFLRSHDLGFRIRRLRLLARRLSEVEKPHASAELLPMRTAIYESLASYVELKRSEPYADLREATRTVTEDAGPVLDLLAERMALRALDAATDARLSDGFSALSEDLRRPMLLAHLGFPFFDIATLPLLQGEGLDEFDPIRVDRISPDDATTIRQGGAEATLKGIQFNSFGAFFSRAYRENDYLWGRLHGADRLIDIVLSTLSPEDRLGQERIATLKQRAFHAILDEEEPRLTAVPNLFRQLREEIGAR; encoded by the coding sequence ATGGTGCAGCCCCGTGACAAGGAATTGCGGCTCGCGCTGGTCTGTTATGGCGGCATCAGCCTTGCCGTCTACATGCACGGCATCACCAAGGAGATCTGGCGCCTCGCCCTCGCCAGCCGCTCGGCCCAGGCAGGCGAGGGCGGCAACGGCATCTACCGCGAACTGCTCGACCAGATCCGCACGACCTCCGGCGTCAACCTGCATGTGCTGGTCGACATCCTCTCGGGTGCGAGCGCAGGCGGGATCAACGCGATCTTCCTGGCCCAGGCGATCACCTCCGGGCAGTCGCTGGAGCCGCTCACCGAATTGTGGCTGACGCACGCCGATGTCGAGGCATTGATCGAGCCCCGCCAGGCGCCGTCGCACCGCTTCGCCAAATTGTGGGCGGCGCCGATAGCCTGGGTCGTCGCGAACCGCAGCAAGACCATCGATGCCACGGTGGACGCGGATGCGCGGGACGAGGTGCGGATGAAGCTGGAGCGCTTCGTCCGCTCGCGCTGGTTCGAGCCGCCATTCGGGGGCACCCGGCTGCTCACCATGTTGCTCGACGCGTTCGACGCGATGGCGAAGGGACCGACCTCGCATCGGCTCTTGCCCCCCGGCCAGCCACTCGACCTGTTCGTGACGGTCACGGATTTCCGCGGTCATCCCGAGACGATCCGGCTCAATACTCCGCCACAGGTTCTGGAGACCGAGCACCGGCTGGTGTTTCCGTTCAGCGACCGCGGCACCGAAGCGGGAGGGTTCGCCCATCCCGCCGAATTGGCTTTCGCGGCGCGGGCCACATCCAGCTTCCCGGGCGCCTTCCCACCGTTCGGCGTCGCCGAGATCGACACGCTGCTCGCGGAGCGCGGGGACGACTGGCCGAGCCGCGACACCTTCCTCCAGCGTATGCTGCCCCAGCAATGGGAGGACAACCGCGCCGAAAAAGCCGTGCTGATCGACGGGTCGGTGCTCGCCAACGCCCCGTTCCGTCCCGCGATCGAGGCACTGCGCGAGCGTCCTTCTCGCCGCCAGGTCGACCGGCGCTTCGTGTTCGTCGACCCCTTCCCCAATTTCCGCTTCGACTTCTATGGGGAACAGGACGCCAAGCCGGGCTTCTTCCAGACGATCATCGGCTCGCTGTCCGAACTGCCGCGCGAACAGCCGATCCGCGACAATCTGGAGGCGATCTCGGCCCGCTCGGAGAAGATCGAGCGGATGCTGTCGATCGTCTCGGAAATTCGCACCGAGGTAGAGACGCAGGTCGAGGCGCTGTTCGGCTACACGCTGTGGCTCGATTATCCGACGCCGAAACGTGTCGCCACCTGGCGCCGCCGCGCCCAAGTCGCAGCCGCCGCGAAGGCCGGATACGGCCACACCGCTTATGGCCTGCTGAAGGTCGACGGCACAATCGATCGCATCGCGCGGCTGATCTACACGATCGGCGCGCGCCATGAGCCCGATCGGTTGCGCGAGATCCGCGACGCGGTGGCAGCTGCGGTGCGGGCGCGTGGCGGAGATCGCTTCGGAGCGACGATGTCGAACGGCGCGAGCCCACAGACACTCGATTTCCTGCGCAGCCATGACTTGGGCTTCCGTATCCGCCGGCTGCGCCTGCTGGCCCGGCGTTTGAGCGAAGTCGAAAAGCCGCACGCAAGCGCCGAGCTGCTGCCGATGCGCACCGCGATCTACGAATCGCTGGCCAGCTATGTCGAGCTCAAGCGCTCCGAGCCCTATGCCGATCTGCGCGAAGCGACACGCACCGTGACCGAGGATGCCGGACCGGTGCTCGACCTGCTCGCCGAGCGCATGGCGCTGCGCGCGCTCGATGCCGCCACCGATGCGCGGCTATCCGACGGGTTCAGCGCCTTGTCGGAGGATCTGCGACGGCCGATGCTGCTCGCGCATCTCGGTTTCCCGTTCTTCGACATCGCGACCTTGCCGCTGCTCCAGGGTGAGGGCCTCGACGAGTTCGACCCGATACGCGTCGACCGCATTTCGCCGGACGATGCCACCACGATTCGTCAGGGCGGCGCGGAGGCCACGCTGAAGGGCATCCAGTTCAACAGCTTCGGCGCGTTCTTCAGCCGCGCCTATCGCGAGAACGACTATCTGTGGGGACGGCTTCATGGCGCCGACCGGCTGATCGATATCGTGCTCTCCACCCTCTCGCCGGAAGATCGGCTCGGCCAGGAGCGAATCGCTACGCTCAAGCAGCGTGCCTTCCACGCGATCCTTGACGAGGAGGAGCCGCGGCTCACCGCCGTGCCGAACCTGTTCCGGCAGCTTCGTGAAGAGATAGGCGCGCGGTGA
- a CDS encoding heavy-metal-associated domain-containing protein: MQVSRFSATVGLVGALALAGVTGMGLAQGSGAGAGAVAVDASGSFEVSGVQVDVKGKDAESARQGGWRLAQRKGWEMLSQRLTGRKSMLPDGTLDALSAGIVVEREQIGPDRYIAKLGVLFDRARAGAILGVSTQVTRSPPMLLVPLEFSGGVGRVFERETAWVRAWNRFRSGGSTIDYVRLGGTGPDALLVNAGQTLRRGRNWWRTVLDQYGASDVLVAEVQLRREYPGGPVVGVFAANHGPDRKPITSFALRVDNADALDALLDAGIQRIDAAYQQALAGGLLRADALLATRPPRVKTEAEKQAEAEAAATAAAAATATSAIPTPLPTSVSTASYTLQIETPNVSALNASESAVRGVPGVRSAATTSLALGGVSVMRVSYDGSIAGLRAALEARGWQVQEGAGVLRIRRGGPAAAPTPQSAPGNSSAATGG, encoded by the coding sequence ATGCAGGTATCGCGTTTCTCCGCCACCGTCGGCCTTGTTGGCGCGCTCGCCCTGGCGGGCGTGACCGGCATGGGACTGGCGCAAGGATCGGGTGCTGGCGCCGGCGCCGTTGCCGTGGATGCGTCGGGCAGCTTTGAAGTGTCGGGCGTTCAGGTGGACGTGAAGGGCAAGGATGCCGAAAGCGCGCGGCAGGGGGGCTGGAGGCTGGCGCAGCGCAAGGGCTGGGAGATGTTGTCGCAGCGGCTGACCGGCAGGAAATCGATGCTTCCCGACGGAACGCTCGATGCGCTTTCCGCGGGAATCGTGGTTGAGCGCGAGCAGATCGGCCCCGACCGGTACATCGCCAAACTGGGCGTGCTGTTCGACCGTGCGCGCGCCGGAGCGATCCTGGGCGTATCGACGCAGGTCACCCGCTCGCCACCGATGTTGCTGGTGCCGCTGGAATTCTCCGGCGGCGTCGGCCGTGTATTCGAACGCGAGACCGCCTGGGTGCGTGCCTGGAACCGCTTCCGCAGCGGCGGCAGCACGATCGACTATGTCCGACTGGGCGGAACAGGCCCGGACGCTTTGCTGGTGAACGCCGGCCAGACGCTGCGGCGCGGGCGCAACTGGTGGCGTACCGTGCTTGACCAATATGGTGCGTCCGACGTGCTGGTGGCCGAAGTGCAGCTGCGCCGCGAATATCCTGGCGGGCCGGTAGTGGGCGTGTTCGCTGCCAACCACGGCCCCGATCGCAAGCCGATCACCAGCTTCGCCCTGCGAGTCGACAATGCCGACGCGCTCGACGCGCTGCTCGACGCCGGTATCCAGCGGATCGACGCAGCCTATCAGCAGGCGCTGGCGGGCGGATTGCTGCGCGCTGACGCGTTACTCGCCACGCGGCCGCCACGCGTGAAGACCGAGGCAGAGAAACAGGCCGAAGCCGAAGCAGCGGCCACCGCCGCCGCCGCCGCGACCGCTACGTCGGCAATCCCGACGCCGCTGCCGACCAGCGTCTCCACCGCCAGCTATACGCTGCAGATCGAAACCCCGAACGTCTCTGCGCTCAACGCGTCCGAGTCCGCAGTGCGCGGCGTGCCCGGCGTGCGGTCGGCGGCCACCACCAGCCTGGCGCTGGGCGGAGTCTCCGTCATGCGCGTGTCGTATGACGGCTCTATCGCTGGCTTGCGTGCGGCATTGGAGGCCCGGGGTTGGCAAGTTCAGGAAGGCGCGGGCGTGCTCCGCATCCGCCGGGGAGGCCCGGCCGCCGCACCCACACCACAATCCGCGCCCGGGAACTCGAGCGCCGCGACCGGCGGATGA
- a CDS encoding RNA degradosome polyphosphate kinase, protein MTKPVMRVPQEEAAVSAGAGERYFNRELSWLAFNRRVMDEACNPAHPLLERLRFLSISGSNFDEFFMVRVAGLLGQQLQQVEARSADGMTPSQQLTAISAEAEILADNQQSVWTVIRRDLAEAGIHVLEADALEGEIQEWLEVHFGEQIFPILTPQALDPAHPFPFIPNQGLSVIFDLVRDVDQEPIRELVLLPTTMPRFVRLPGEPARYVAIETVVKRFSYLLFPGYTVLGAAVFRVLRDSDLEIEEEAEDLVLTFRTAIKRRRRGRVIRLEMEDSIDPSLEAVLKEELGGSEALLTETGGFLGVGDLAKLVEEDRPELKFSPYTPRFPERIREYGGDCFAAIRAKDIVVHHPYESFDVVIAFLTQAAQDPDVVAIKQTLYRAGKQAGVINALIAAAEAGKSVTAVVELKARFDEEQNLLWATALERAGVQVVYGFIDWKTHAKVSMVVRREGNGFRTYCHFGTGNYHPVTARIYTDLSFFTADPRLGTDAAQLFNYVTGYVEPKALKLLTISPRDLRNRLIELIDGEIAHVRAGRGGAIWAKMNSIVDPAIIEKLYEASNAGVEIDLIIRGICCLRPGIAGLSENIRVKSIVGRFLEHSRIWAFGNGDALPNDNAQVFISSADWMQRNFDRRVEFMLPILNKTVHDQVLDQVMVANLLDSEQSWFLQPDGKYVRAETSEGAFNLHRYFMTNPSLSGRGAALEKRKPVPKLSLKRRRTAKGA, encoded by the coding sequence ATGACCAAGCCCGTGATGCGCGTTCCCCAGGAAGAAGCAGCCGTAAGCGCGGGCGCCGGCGAGCGCTATTTCAACCGCGAACTGAGCTGGCTGGCGTTCAACCGGCGCGTGATGGACGAGGCATGCAACCCGGCCCATCCGCTGCTCGAGCGGCTGCGCTTTCTGTCGATTTCGGGATCGAATTTCGACGAGTTCTTCATGGTGCGGGTCGCCGGCTTGCTGGGGCAGCAGCTGCAGCAGGTCGAGGCGCGCTCGGCGGACGGCATGACGCCGAGCCAGCAGCTGACGGCGATTTCGGCGGAGGCCGAGATCCTGGCGGACAACCAGCAGAGCGTATGGACCGTTATCCGCCGCGATCTTGCCGAAGCGGGTATCCATGTCCTCGAAGCCGATGCTCTCGAAGGCGAGATACAAGAATGGCTTGAGGTGCATTTCGGCGAGCAGATCTTTCCGATCCTGACTCCCCAGGCGCTCGATCCGGCGCACCCGTTCCCGTTCATTCCGAACCAGGGGCTGAGCGTGATCTTCGACCTGGTGCGCGACGTCGACCAAGAGCCGATTCGCGAACTGGTGCTGCTTCCCACGACCATGCCCCGGTTCGTACGGCTGCCTGGCGAGCCGGCGCGCTACGTCGCGATCGAGACCGTCGTGAAACGCTTCTCGTACCTGCTTTTCCCGGGTTACACCGTCTTGGGCGCGGCGGTGTTCCGCGTGCTGCGCGACAGCGACCTTGAGATCGAGGAAGAGGCCGAGGACTTGGTCCTCACATTTCGAACCGCGATCAAGCGGCGGCGACGGGGCCGAGTCATTCGCCTGGAGATGGAGGACTCGATCGATCCTTCGCTCGAAGCCGTGCTGAAGGAGGAACTCGGTGGGAGCGAGGCACTGCTAACCGAGACCGGCGGCTTCCTGGGCGTCGGCGACCTTGCCAAACTGGTCGAGGAAGACCGACCGGAGCTCAAATTCTCGCCGTACACGCCGCGCTTTCCAGAACGGATCCGGGAATATGGCGGTGACTGCTTCGCGGCGATCCGGGCCAAGGACATCGTCGTCCACCACCCGTATGAAAGCTTCGACGTGGTGATCGCCTTTTTGACGCAGGCGGCGCAGGATCCTGACGTCGTCGCCATCAAGCAGACCCTCTATCGCGCGGGCAAACAGGCCGGAGTCATCAACGCGTTGATCGCCGCTGCCGAGGCCGGCAAATCCGTCACGGCAGTCGTTGAATTGAAGGCGCGCTTCGATGAGGAGCAGAATCTTCTGTGGGCCACCGCTCTGGAACGGGCCGGGGTCCAGGTCGTCTACGGCTTCATCGACTGGAAAACCCATGCCAAGGTCTCGATGGTCGTCCGCCGGGAAGGCAATGGCTTCCGCACCTATTGCCACTTCGGTACCGGCAACTACCATCCGGTGACCGCGCGCATCTACACCGACCTCAGCTTCTTCACCGCCGATCCGCGTCTCGGCACCGATGCCGCCCAGCTGTTCAACTACGTCACCGGCTATGTCGAGCCCAAGGCGCTGAAGCTGTTGACGATAAGCCCGCGGGACCTGCGCAATCGATTGATCGAGCTGATCGACGGTGAGATCGCCCATGTTCGCGCTGGGCGGGGAGGAGCGATCTGGGCGAAGATGAACTCGATCGTCGATCCCGCGATCATCGAGAAGCTGTACGAAGCAAGCAATGCAGGGGTTGAGATCGACCTCATCATCCGGGGTATCTGCTGTCTTCGCCCCGGCATAGCTGGCTTGTCGGAAAATATCCGCGTCAAGTCGATCGTCGGCAGGTTCCTGGAGCACAGCCGGATCTGGGCGTTCGGCAATGGCGACGCGCTGCCCAATGATAACGCGCAGGTCTTCATCTCGTCCGCTGACTGGATGCAGCGCAACTTCGATCGGCGCGTGGAGTTCATGTTACCGATCCTCAACAAGACGGTTCACGATCAGGTGCTGGATCAGGTGATGGTGGCGAACCTGCTCGACAGTGAGCAGAGTTGGTTCCTTCAGCCCGATGGCAAATATGTGCGGGCCGAAACAAGCGAAGGAGCATTCAACCTGCACCGATATTTCATGACCAACCCGTCACTATCGGGCCGCGGCGCGGCGCTGGAGAAGCGCAAGCCGGTACCCAAGCTGTCGCTCAAGCGGCGGCGTACGGCAAAGGGTGCGTGA
- a CDS encoding chromosomal replication initiator DnaA, giving the protein MTQLRLPLGLPEASETDFLVSDSNVRAVQQLERWATWPVMAALLVGPRKSGRSLLARIFAAKSGGRIFDDADRATEADVFHAWNLAQQERRPLLIVSEAGLPAWQVKLPDLRSRLAASPLLEIGPPDDVLIPQLIERAFERHLLHAKPEVIAWLSRRIERSHIAILRVADVLESEAEQRLTIPMVRAALEAAGLLNELKEDEER; this is encoded by the coding sequence ATGACGCAGCTTCGCCTGCCGCTCGGGCTACCCGAAGCGAGCGAGACGGACTTCCTGGTAAGCGACTCCAATGTCCGCGCGGTGCAGCAGCTCGAGCGCTGGGCGACTTGGCCGGTGATGGCCGCGCTGCTGGTAGGCCCGCGCAAGTCGGGCCGCAGCCTGCTCGCACGTATCTTCGCGGCCAAGAGTGGCGGTCGCATCTTCGATGATGCCGACCGCGCCACGGAGGCCGATGTCTTCCATGCCTGGAACCTGGCGCAGCAGGAACGGCGCCCGCTGCTGATCGTATCCGAAGCCGGGCTGCCCGCTTGGCAAGTGAAGCTGCCCGACCTGCGCTCCCGCCTCGCTGCATCGCCGCTGCTGGAGATCGGGCCGCCCGATGACGTGCTGATCCCTCAGTTGATCGAGCGTGCGTTCGAGCGCCATCTGCTCCACGCCAAGCCAGAGGTGATCGCCTGGCTGTCGCGCCGGATCGAGCGCAGCCATATCGCCATCCTGCGCGTTGCCGATGTGCTGGAGAGCGAAGCCGAGCAGCGGCTTACCATCCCGATGGTGCGCGCCGCATTGGAGGCTGCCGGCCTCCTCAATGAATTGAAAGAAGACGAGGAACGATGA
- the purM gene encoding phosphoribosylformylglycinamidine cyclo-ligase — protein MSDQQAYTYAQAGVSIAAGNALVRAIAPLARSTRRPGADADLGGFGGLFDLKAAGFEDPLLVAANDGVGTKLKLAIEHDAHDGVGVDLVAMCANDLIVQGAEPLFFLDYYASGKLDAGVAERVIASIADGCRQAGCALIGGETAEMPGMYADGDYDLAGFCVGAVERSRLIDGSAIRPGDVLLGLASTGVHSNGFSLVRRLAADKGWKLDRPAVFDQERLLIDALMAPTRIYVASLLPQLRKGTIHGLAHITGGGLLENVPRVLPQDCHARIDASVWPLPRLMAFLQAQGNIEPEEMARTFNCGIGMVAAVAANHAEAVSRELTEAGETVFTIGTVEAGSRGCTVFGAEETWSARQPWSATHDG, from the coding sequence ATGAGCGACCAGCAAGCCTATACCTACGCCCAGGCGGGCGTCTCCATCGCCGCAGGCAACGCCCTTGTCCGCGCCATCGCCCCGCTTGCCCGCTCGACGCGCCGGCCAGGCGCCGACGCCGATCTCGGCGGGTTCGGCGGCCTGTTCGACTTGAAGGCGGCGGGATTTGAAGATCCGCTGCTGGTCGCCGCCAATGACGGCGTCGGCACCAAGCTGAAGCTGGCGATCGAGCATGATGCGCATGACGGCGTCGGCGTCGATCTGGTGGCGATGTGCGCCAACGACCTGATCGTCCAAGGCGCTGAGCCGCTGTTCTTCTTGGACTATTACGCCAGCGGCAAGCTCGACGCGGGTGTCGCCGAACGCGTGATCGCCAGCATCGCCGACGGATGCCGCCAGGCCGGCTGCGCGCTGATCGGGGGAGAGACCGCCGAGATGCCGGGCATGTATGCCGATGGCGATTATGACCTTGCTGGCTTCTGCGTCGGCGCAGTGGAGCGCAGCCGGCTGATCGATGGCAGCGCGATCCGCCCGGGCGATGTGCTGCTGGGATTGGCCTCGACCGGCGTCCATTCGAACGGCTTCTCGCTCGTGCGCCGACTGGCTGCCGACAAGGGTTGGAAGCTCGACCGGCCTGCCGTTTTCGACCAGGAACGGCTGCTGATCGATGCACTGATGGCGCCGACGCGCATCTATGTCGCCAGCCTGCTGCCGCAGCTGCGCAAGGGCACGATCCACGGCCTGGCTCATATCACCGGCGGAGGGCTGCTCGAGAATGTCCCGCGCGTGCTGCCCCAGGATTGTCACGCGCGGATCGATGCGTCAGTTTGGCCGCTGCCGCGACTGATGGCCTTCCTTCAGGCACAGGGTAACATCGAGCCCGAAGAGATGGCTCGCACCTTCAACTGTGGCATCGGCATGGTCGCGGCGGTTGCAGCCAATCATGCCGAGGCCGTTTCGCGCGAACTCACCGAAGCCGGCGAGACGGTGTTCACCATCGGCACGGTCGAAGCGGGGAGCCGTGGCTGCACGGTGTTTGGCGCAGAGGAAACCTGGAGCGCTCGCCAGCCCTGGTCCGCCACGCACGATGGCTAA
- a CDS encoding I78 family peptidase inhibitor yields the protein MIRTLLPLAVLASAGCTQQRSVAELPAAPAGACTSDGLASLLGKQRGDAAAADAMRLSGARTLRWIEPGMAVTMDYREDRLNLHLSADGKIESARCG from the coding sequence ATGATCCGTACCCTGCTGCCCCTGGCCGTGCTGGCATCTGCCGGCTGCACCCAGCAGCGCTCCGTCGCCGAGCTGCCTGCCGCGCCTGCGGGCGCCTGCACCAGCGACGGGTTGGCGTCCTTGCTCGGCAAGCAGCGTGGCGACGCCGCGGCAGCCGACGCAATGCGGTTGTCCGGCGCCAGGACGCTGCGCTGGATCGAACCGGGGATGGCGGTGACGATGGACTATCGCGAGGATCGGCTGAACCTGCATCTGAGCGCCGACGGCAAGATCGAGAGCGCGCGCTGCGGCTGA
- a CDS encoding endonuclease/exonuclease/phosphatase family protein, which yields MIKVASYNMRKSIGTDRRRRPERTLQVLCEINADIIALQEADRRFGARDAVLTSHLLAEHGDWKPVLFGMRARSMGWHGNALLIRRDAEVLNCEVIHLPSLEPRGAVVADIRLRGQVTRVVGMHLDLSGLWRRRQAHAVIAHLNASAQHPPTVLMGDLNEWSAGSGCLRDFAQHFTFAATGKSFHARRPMARLDRIMVTPNLTIQACGVHESLNARTASDHLPIWAELHPA from the coding sequence ATGATCAAGGTTGCCAGCTACAATATGCGCAAGTCGATCGGCACCGATCGTCGGCGCCGGCCTGAGCGGACGCTGCAGGTTCTGTGCGAGATCAACGCCGACATTATCGCGCTCCAGGAGGCCGATCGCCGCTTCGGCGCACGCGACGCGGTTCTCACCAGCCACTTGCTCGCCGAGCATGGCGACTGGAAGCCTGTCCTGTTCGGCATGCGCGCGCGATCGATGGGGTGGCATGGCAACGCGCTGTTGATCCGCCGCGACGCGGAGGTCCTGAACTGCGAGGTCATCCACCTGCCCTCCCTCGAGCCGCGCGGCGCAGTTGTCGCCGACATCCGCCTGCGGGGTCAGGTAACCCGCGTGGTGGGCATGCATCTCGACCTGTCGGGCCTGTGGCGCCGGCGGCAGGCACACGCAGTGATCGCACATCTGAACGCCAGCGCGCAGCATCCGCCGACCGTTCTGATGGGCGATCTCAACGAATGGAGTGCCGGGAGCGGGTGCCTGCGCGATTTCGCCCAGCATTTCACCTTCGCCGCCACCGGCAAGAGCTTCCACGCCCGACGGCCTATGGCGCGGCTCGACCGGATCATGGTCACACCGAATCTGACGATACAGGCATGCGGGGTGCATGAGAGCCTGAACGCACGCACCGCATCGGACCATCTGCCGATCTGGGCGGAGCTGCATCCAGCCTGA
- the purN gene encoding phosphoribosylglycinamide formyltransferase translates to MAKRKLGILISGRGSNMASLVEASRTNDSPYEVVLVASDKPDAAGLEWAAERGIPIFAQSPKGMPKAEYEAAIDSALRKAGVEAIALAGYMRLLSDAFVGRWQGRIVNIHPSLLPKYKGLDTHSRALEAGDTVAGCSVHIVTEELDAGELLGQAEVPVLPGDTPHSLAVRVLEQEHLLYPRVVAEWLNRWDCSRLP, encoded by the coding sequence ATGGCTAAGCGCAAGCTCGGCATCCTGATTTCGGGCCGCGGCTCGAACATGGCTTCACTGGTGGAAGCGTCGAGGACGAACGACTCTCCCTATGAAGTGGTCCTTGTCGCCAGCGACAAGCCTGATGCGGCGGGGCTCGAATGGGCCGCTGAGCGCGGCATTCCCATCTTCGCGCAGAGCCCCAAGGGCATGCCCAAGGCGGAATACGAAGCCGCGATCGACTCCGCGCTACGGAAAGCGGGCGTGGAGGCGATCGCGCTCGCGGGCTATATGCGGCTGCTGTCTGACGCATTTGTCGGCCGATGGCAGGGACGTATCGTCAACATCCACCCCTCTTTGTTGCCGAAGTACAAGGGGCTCGACACGCACAGTCGGGCGCTGGAGGCCGGCGATACCGTCGCCGGGTGCTCGGTGCACATCGTCACCGAAGAACTTGATGCCGGTGAGTTGCTGGGTCAGGCTGAGGTTCCCGTCTTGCCCGGGGATACGCCCCACTCCCTTGCAGTCCGCGTCCTTGAGCAAGAGCACCTGCTATATCCGCGGGTAGTGGCGGAGTGGCTGAACCGCTGGGATTGCAGCCGACTGCCCTAA